Genomic DNA from Methanofollis sp. W23:
CCTCACCAAGGGCACGAGGGCGATCACGCTGGAAGAGCGGATGGACCGCTCGGTCGTGCTCGGGCGGAAGGCGGCGGTCCGGGTATTCAGGTTGGGTCTTGATCTTGAACCGCTCAGGCACCTGCCTGGAAGGCAGGTCTCCACTCAAAGAACGGACCGATAGGTTGTTCCCGTAACCCGCGCTCCCTGGCGCGGAGGGAGTGACTGATTTTTTTGGCTTTTGGCTTTGTAGAAACCTTCACCTCTTGTGTAGGTGAGACATGTGTCACCCGCCTTCCTACTACCCCTTTGGCCAGGGGCAAGTGCCGCCGTACTCGACCTATCGTGTGGCGGGGGCGTACTGCCACACGATAGAGAGAGGACTTCAAATCTCTTTTCTGAGCTCTGTAGAATTGCTCATGAGGCGAGGCCTCAAGAATATGGGATAAAAATTTTCGTCATGTACTCTCTCTTTTCAAGACAGGAGAACTGGTGGAGACTGTGTTCACTGTGCCGCCCCCACCTATCTTCAGTCTGTGGGGGTCCAGGGGTGCAACTCCGCCGACGCGAGATGACGGTGGAATTCGATGATCAGAGGCGGCAGATCCATCAGAAGAATTTTTTTATCCTCTGAGGTCCTCCCAAAACTCTTCAGTCCTCCCCTCTCAGAAGATAGCGGTGGATGTGGAGAAAATATCCTCCCCTTTTCGTTGCGGGGTCCATGCATTGCCTTCCCCCACCCCCGCGCCGGGGGCGCTGCCCCCGGACCCCTGGGATGAAGATGGGGTGGGAAGGCAGAGTGATGATCGTGAAGACGGGATGCGGACTCCTGCCACTCTTCATCAACGGGGGTCGGGGGGGCGGCACTCGCGCTCATAATTGCGAAGGGGTTCTCCCTGTGTTTTGAGGGGCAGTCTCTCGGAGACCTGCGAGTCTTCTCACACTCTCCTGGTACCGCAAAAATCAAAGATCTCTCTCATCAGGAATCTCTCCCCGTGTTTTCAAACTCGCTCTCGCTCTCGCTCGTCCCCTATGGAAAAATGAGTGCCGGGAAGGCGGAGTCGAGAGCGTCCCCTCTAATTCCTGCCATACTCTTGTGCGAGAGGGCAGAGGCCTTTTTTCCCGCTACATTCTCGTGATGATCTTTTGTTCCTGGTCGGCGACTAAATCACCAGTTTCTGCACCTGGGGGAGGGACCGCAGTTCTTCGATCACCCCGAATGGGAGGGGTTCGTCAAGGATGATGACCAGTCTGGGCGACTCGGCAAAGTACGGATCGGTCACGAAGATCTGCCTGATCGCAAGGTCATGTCGAGAGAGTACCCTCACCGCGGCCCCGACGATCCCTTTTTCGTGGGCGTCGGTTGGGAGGATGGTGATGACGGTCAGGCCAAGGGCTTCGGCGACCTTGGAGAGGTCGGGGGTCGCTCGCATGGAAGAAAAGACCTTCCTGGCCCAGTCCATACCCTGGATACGGCGTGCCGTGGCGTCCACGACCCGCCGGTCGATCCCGATGACGCGCGCGATATGAGTGGCCGGGATCTCGATGTCATTGCAGGTGATACGCCCTTTTTCCGAGACGCCAAAGCCGTTTTCAAGGAGAAATTTCACGACTCTGGCCTGCGCGGGCGAATCGGCAAATTCCTGCATGAGTGCTGCCCACATAATCACCAGAGAGTACGCGCATGCATCGATATTATCCTTCGGGTCAGGGCCCCTGCGCGTGGCACCTGATCCAGGGCAGTTCTCTGGTTTTTCAGATCGTCGGGGTGAAAGGGAGGGTTTGCATGGCCATAATTGGGCGATAGATTCAATTACTTTGATATCCTTCTTTATAGGGTAACAGGCGAGGGTTGCCGAGCCAGGTCAAAGGCGCAAGGTTGAGGGCCTTGTCACGTAGGTGTTCGAGCGTTCGAATCGCTCCCCTCGCACTCACTTTTATGAAATCTTACAGATGAGCCATGGCGCTCTTTTCCGGGCCTGTATCTATAACTGCGTGCAGGGCCAACCAGTATATTCAATCTCAGACTACCATGACCCGCGAAAACCTCCTCCCCATCCTCTATGGGCTGACGTCAGCGTTCCTCTTCGGTATCACGGCGCCGTTCTCGAAGTTGCTCCTCGATGGCGTGGGGCCGATCACGATGGCCTCGCTCCTCTTCCTGGGGAGCGGGACGGGTCTGTTTCTCTATCTTTTCGGGGGGTCCCTCCTCGGTCGCAGACGCGACGGGATCGAGGCCGCCCTTGCCCCGGCCGACCTGCCCTGGCTTGCAGGAGTCGTCTTCTTCGGTGGGATCCTCGCCCCGGTCACCCTGATGATCAGCCTGGCCCAGACGCCGGCGGCGACGGCGTCGCTGCTCCTCAATTTCGAGGCGGTGGCCACGACGATCATCGCGGTGCTCTGGTATCGTGAGCCGGTAGGGAGGCGGATGTGGGCCGCGCTCTCCCTGATCACGCTCTCGTGCATTATCCTCTCGTACGTCCCTGACCAGCCTTTCGGGCTCTCGCTCGGGGCGCTCGGGGTCATCCTGACCTGCACGTTCTGGGGGATGGACAACAACTTCAGCAAGAAGATCTCGGCAAAGGACCCGATCCCGATCGTGATGATCAAGGGGTTTGGGGCAGGGGCGGTCACCTTCGTCATCGCCCGTCTCCTTGGCGAGGCGATCCCGGACCCGGCCACCTGTCTGGCGGCGATGGTGATCGGGTTCCTGGGCTATGGCGGGATGATGAGCGTCTTCTTCCTGATGGCGCTGCGCGGGATCGGGTCGGCGCGGACGAGCGCCCTGGTCTCGACCTCGCCGTTCTTCGGGGTCTTCGTCTCGTTCCTGCTCTTCACCGAGGAACCGAGACCTGCCTTTTTCGTCTCTCTGCTGGTGATGGCCCTTGGTGCCTGGCTTCTCATCACCGAGAAGCACTCCCACCCTCACCGGCACGAGGTGATGGTCCACGAGCACCGGCACCGGCACGACGACCTCCATCATGACGGCCACCCGCATCCGCCTGGCACCCCGGCGCTCGATGCAAAGGGTTACCACTCGCATCCTCACCGGCATGAAGCAATGGTCCACGACCACTCGCACGCCCCCGACCTCCACCATCGGCACACCCATGAGTGAGTGGTGGGGCGGCACGATAACTCTCTGGGGGGTGGAGGCGCCCTCGAGCTCATTCTGTACATCAGGAGTTGTGCCCGGGCAGCGTCGGGTGGTCACTCCTTCCTTTTTTCCATGGGATTTTAGAGAGTCAAGGGCTTTGTAGAAATGCTCTGGGTGGGGCTCTCTGGCGGGGGGCGTGCGCACCCCGCACCCCCGCCACACGATAATAGGTCAAGGACGGCGGCACTCGCCCCCGGCCAAAGGGGTAGGAAGGCGGATGACAGACACGCATTCTCCCCACGATACGTGAGGGTTTCTACAGAGCCGAGTCAAGGATGCAGAACCTGCCCGGCGCAAGGTTGATGGAGGTTTGCAGAGCACATGGGGAGTATGAAAATAGCCGTGGCAGGCGCAGGTGTGGCCGGGAGTTTTCTTGCCTCCCGGCTCTCTGATGCAGGATATGTGGTAGACCTCTATGACCTCCCGGCACAGACGGCGTGCCGGGCGTCTCCATGTGCCTGGATGGCGACACGGGACTTCCCGGCCGTGCTCGAGGCCGAGGGGCTTGAGCCCGAAAAATACGTGATCGAGCACTTCGACGCCTTCTTCCTTCAGGAGCAGCGCCTGGAGGCCGACCTGATGACGATCCATAAACCGGCGCTTCTCGCCGACCTGCGGGGCGAGGTGGGGGTGCGGACAGGGAGGCCCGACCTTTCGGAATATGGCCGGGTCATCGATGCCACCGGGACGGCACGGGCCTATCTCCCGGCGATCACGGGGGACGACTTCTGCCGGTGCGTCCAGTTCAGGGTGCAGGGCGGGGACCGGGCGCCCTCCCTCCCGTCGGTGCGGTATGTCCATGGCGGGTATGCCTGGTCGTTCCCGCTCGGCGGCGGCGAGCGGCATGTCGGGTGTCTCAGCCATCTCGCCGACCCCGCCGGGCTCATCGGGGAGACCGGGTATCTGGACGGCGAGGCGCACTGCGGGTGCAGGAGCAGGTTGCGGGTCACGTCGCCGTACCGGGCGCAGCCGTTTGTCTCTGGAAATGTTTGCGGGGTGGGCGAGGCGATCGGGTGTACTTATCCGTTGGTCGGCGACGGGATCGTTCCTGCCCTCCTTTCCGCCCGTCTTCTCCTCGACCACTTCGACGACCCTGCGGGCTACACGCAGGCGGTCCTCGACGCCTTCCCGGGGATGCAGGGGGAGCGCACTCTCCTGGAGAGGATGAAGGCCGGGCGCCGTCCGTCGCCTGCGTGGATCGATGAGGTCGATACTTCGCGCCTTGGCGTCAGGGTCACTCCGGCCGGGGTTGCCCGTATCCTCTTTGCGCTCATTGCAAGGTGACCGGGGCCGCTCCAGTCTGTTTCTCCGGGGTGAAGAGGAGGGGCAGAGTGACGAAGCGCGATTGGTCGGCGTCCCTGCTCCCCTGTCGATGTCTGGAAGGAGAACTGAGAGACCGATCCTGTAAAAATCCTCTGGACGGGTATCTTTGGCGGGCGACACATATCCCCTCACAATAGGAGGGGTTCTGCAGGGCCAAGAGACCTGAGATCTCCTGGAGTCGCGCCTGATTATCGTCTTCCCCCATATGCCTGGGGGCAGAATCGGTGAAGACAGAGAGGGGGGGCACCAACGCCCTCCCTCCCCTTCATGGTGCAATTTCCCTGGAAGAGGTCTGCAAAACCAGGATCTCTTCCTGGGGTATGATTTCAGAAGAGTTCTCGAACTTCGATCGCCTCGGCGCTGATGCCGCGCACATTGAGCATGACGGCATGGTAGAGGTTGACATTGCGCATGCATTCCCTGAACTCACCGTCGTACCATTCTTTGATGGATTCGCGGTACATCATCATCTTGGTCTGCATAATGGTATCTTCGCGTTTGGCCGAGGGAGTTATAGTCGTTTTGAATTGAATCTGCCGGATTATTGACTATCTTTCATGATAATTCCAGATTTGCGGCGGCGAATGGGAGCGATGGTTGAGGGGTGGGGGGCCGGGTGCGAGGCAGGGTGAGAGGAGCGCAGGCCAACAGATCAGGTGAAGGCGATTCTTCGTTTCCTGGCCCAGGAGGGGGCCTGATCTATTTCTCACGAGGGGCTCTCTCGATCGCCTCCCTGCCGCGACCGCGCCGGGGGACTTTTGTGGCGAGTATGTCTCTCACCCTCCGCCGGGGGTTCTGCCCCCGGACTCCCGGCGAGGGCGAGTGGTCGTGGACCGGAGGGCGGCGGATTGGTGGGAGTGATCATAGTTCTTCGTGGTGAGTGAGTCGTTCCCCCCCCCGCCCGGGGACGAGTGCCCCCAAACCCCCGCGATGGCGATTTGTCGTGGATCAGAGAACGGTGGATCATTGAGGGCGATCTTTTTTCTTCGGGTGGTGTGTGTCTTCTTGGTCTTTGTGGCGAGTAGATCGTTTGCCCTCCGCCGGGGGACGAGTGCCCCCGGTCCCCCGGCGATAGCGATTGGTCGGAGATCGGAGGGCGGTGGATCAGTGAGGGCGATCTTTTTTTCTTCGGGAGGTGTGTGTCTTCCGGTCTTTGTGGCGGAGGACTACTGTGAGATCATACCAGATGAAGAGGGAGGTGCCGTCCTCGACCAATCGTGTGGTGGGGGGTCCGAGGGGTGCAACCGCCCGGCCCTGAGAGAGAGCAAGAGGATTTTTTTCTGGTGAGTAGATCCTTCACCTCCATCGGGGGACGAGTGCCCCGGGACTCCCGGAGAGGGCGAGTGGTCGGGGACCGGAGGGTGGCGGACCAAGTGTGGGCGATCTTTTTTCTTCGGGTGGTGTGTGTCTCCCGGTCTTCAACCATGTCTCCCGCGAGCGGACAGGGAGGCCTCTGGATCGACGCCGCCGCCCCTGACTGACCTCGTCACCTTCGCACCTTCGCGCCTGGTTCGCACCCGGCGGGCGCGAAGATGGCGGCCCGGAAAGAACCTCAGTCCTGACGTGATTTTGGTACTGGAGTACAGAGAGAGAAGTGTGTACAGTTCCCCCTGGTATTTTGCATACGATCCAGGGAACACCCGGCACCCATGGCGGCCAGGTGTAGGGGGGGAACGTACAAATGAAGGGGGGAAACCTGGCACGCATGCCTGGTCGACTGATCAGACGCGGCATATGCGTTTTATTCCAGGGGTAAACCAGGTGCGAAGAAAAAAATGCCTCTCCATGGGGCGGAAGGGTCCATCTCTCTGAGGCTATCCCAGAACTCTCCTGCTTCTCTCTGAAGATCGAGAGAGATAGTGGTGGAGAGGGTGCGGTCCCCGGCCAATCTTCATCAGTGGGGGTCAAGGAGGCACTCGCCCCCGGCGCGAGGATATGGGAAGGCCATGGATGCATGTGTGCGCTACGAAGAGGCGACCTCCCCTCTTCATGATCGTCTCTTCTCCTCCCCGAGAGTTCTGGGATATGCTCACCCATACACGCAGTACACAATTTTGAACAGAACTCAGGACCGGGCCTACCCGCCGGGCAGAAAAACGTTTGAGTCCTCGCACCTGCGCATGGCACCGAGGAGAGTACGGCGGTCTCTCCCTGTCATGTCCCGCCGCCGTACCTCGTTGTAGGGGTGTTTTTGTGGTTGTAATTTTATCTCTGTAGTCTGTGGGCTACGAGTTGCAGCATGGAGGACGCGGCAGGCCCCGGCGAGGTGGTACATCATCTCATTCTCCGGCACCCGGGAGGTAAGTCGGGGGCCGGTTGCTGGGGGGCCAGGGCGGTCAAGGCGCCTGGTGAGTTGCCTGGATGCACAATACCTGGCCGCGGATTTTCTGGGTCGATGAGGGAGTGGGTCGCCGAAGTCCTGCCGACAGGAGAAAGATTGTGGATTAAGGTTAAAAAACCTCCGAAACGCGTTTCGAGATCTATTTCGATCTTCAGATCAATATGGTGTGGTTTTACGGTATTTTGGGGTTTTAGATCTCGAATTTGCCAGAGGAGCTCTCCAAAGCATATCGAAATGTTTATATTTTTGTGCGAGATCTGATCCTATGCCCCGCACGGGGCGGTGAAACTCGATGAACTCACAAAAAGAAATGCATGAAGAGGCCGTTTCGCCGGTCATCGGCGTAATCCTGATGGTCGCGATCACGGTGGTGCTCGCGGCGGTCGTCGGGATGTACGTGATGGGCCAGGCCGACGCGATCCCTGAGTCGAAGTCGGTCACGATGACGGCTGAGAAAAGTATCGTCACTGATGATTCTAAAGAATTTACAGAAATTAAGGTCACGGTTGTAGGGGGATCTGACCTCAACGCACTTCAATCTCTTACATTGAAGTGGGATGGCAAGAATACTGAGTCACTTACATATAATGGGGAGGGATCAGCGATAACTACTGGAGTTGTTGACAAAGACTTCGCTCCAGGTGATGTTATCACCATCGACTATGATGGTACCAATAATAAGTATGGAGACTCAGGCAAACTGACCATCGCTGGAAAATTCTCTGACGGTTCAGAGGCCCTCCTCCTCACCAAGAACTTCTAACCTGGTTGACCACTGAGGAGCGAAAAAATCCATGCCGCCCTGGGACCGGTGCGTGAGGTGCGAGGGGGAGGGAGGCGCCCGTGAAGACGGGGGCCTGGAGAACACCCTCCGCCGCCGCCCCTTTGCATGCCGGGACCAGGGGGACAGGACTCCCCTGGGCGCGGGAGTCTTCCCGCGCCCGTTCACCTTGACCGAAAAAATTCTTCTCCTCTGCCTGGTCGCCCTCCTCGTCTGCGACGTGGTCACCACCACCT
This window encodes:
- a CDS encoding type IV pilin N-terminal domain-containing protein produces the protein MNSQKEMHEEAVSPVIGVILMVAITVVLAAVVGMYVMGQADAIPESKSVTMTAEKSIVTDDSKEFTEIKVTVVGGSDLNALQSLTLKWDGKNTESLTYNGEGSAITTGVVDKDFAPGDVITIDYDGTNNKYGDSGKLTIAGKFSDGSEALLLTKNF
- a CDS encoding regulator of amino acid metabolism, contains ACT domain protein, giving the protein MWAALMQEFADSPAQARVVKFLLENGFGVSEKGRITCNDIEIPATHIARVIGIDRRVVDATARRIQGMDWARKVFSSMRATPDLSKVAEALGLTVITILPTDAHEKGIVGAAVRVLSRHDLAIRQIFVTDPYFAESPRLVIILDEPLPFGVIEELRSLPQVQKLVI
- a CDS encoding DMT family transporter, which gives rise to MTRENLLPILYGLTSAFLFGITAPFSKLLLDGVGPITMASLLFLGSGTGLFLYLFGGSLLGRRRDGIEAALAPADLPWLAGVVFFGGILAPVTLMISLAQTPAATASLLLNFEAVATTIIAVLWYREPVGRRMWAALSLITLSCIILSYVPDQPFGLSLGALGVILTCTFWGMDNNFSKKISAKDPIPIVMIKGFGAGAVTFVIARLLGEAIPDPATCLAAMVIGFLGYGGMMSVFFLMALRGIGSARTSALVSTSPFFGVFVSFLLFTEEPRPAFFVSLLVMALGAWLLITEKHSHPHRHEVMVHEHRHRHDDLHHDGHPHPPGTPALDAKGYHSHPHRHEAMVHDHSHAPDLHHRHTHE